From Salinirubellus salinus, the proteins below share one genomic window:
- a CDS encoding class I SAM-dependent methyltransferase: MALLGVYDRVFARMYDPFMQAAERRLFPPHREYLTDVSGEVLDLGSGTGANFPYFAGCEHIRLHAIEPDSHMLRRARRRAARVGLDVDLRQTGAEALPYEDGSMDAVVAGIVFCTIPEPEAALDEVARVLKPGGEFRFLEHVRDHGRTAWAQALVEPVWKRFAGGCHVTRDTAGLFTAHDAFEVVEVERVDIGVFPADPFVRGRLRRRDD, encoded by the coding sequence ATGGCCCTGCTGGGGGTCTACGACCGCGTGTTCGCCCGGATGTACGACCCGTTCATGCAGGCCGCCGAGCGGCGCCTGTTCCCGCCGCACCGCGAGTACCTCACGGATGTCTCGGGCGAGGTGCTGGACCTCGGGAGCGGGACGGGCGCGAACTTCCCGTACTTCGCCGGGTGCGAGCATATCCGCCTGCACGCTATCGAACCGGACTCACACATGCTCAGGCGGGCACGCCGTCGGGCCGCGAGAGTCGGCCTCGACGTCGACCTCCGTCAGACCGGCGCCGAAGCGCTCCCCTACGAGGACGGGAGCATGGACGCCGTCGTCGCCGGTATCGTCTTCTGTACCATCCCGGAGCCGGAGGCGGCACTCGACGAGGTGGCTCGCGTCCTGAAGCCGGGTGGTGAGTTCCGCTTCCTCGAACACGTCCGTGACCACGGACGGACGGCGTGGGCACAGGCGCTCGTCGAACCGGTGTGGAAGCGGTTCGCCGGCGGCTGTCACGTCACCCGCGACACCGCGGGCCTGTTCACCGCACACGACGCATTCGAGGTGGTGGAGGTAGAGCGGGTGGACATCGGGGTGTTCCCGGCCGACCCGTTCGTGCGAGGCCGCCTGCGACGCCGTGACGACTGA
- a CDS encoding cryptochrome/photolyase family protein → MTVWVLGDQLSHTHGPLARREDERVLLIEARAFARRHAYHPHKLTMLFSAMRHFRDELRERGREVAYYEAETFGEGLDAYFDEHPDDELVAMEPASHGAADSLRGLVEARGGTLDVVENDLYLCSNDRFDEWAGDPPYRQEHFYRMMRRETGYLMVDGEPLGGEWNYDDENQQFPGSDYEAPDPPRFEPDGTTEAVAEWVAETFDGSYDTDPLGGAWADPEPFFWPVTREQALEALDHFCEHRLVEFGPYQDAMVGEEWAMNHALLGAAINLGLLHPGEVVETVVEAAHEDPDVPLNSLEGFVRQVLGWREFLRQVYRVSMPDLAEANQLDASEDLPKAFWTGETEMNCLSTVVDGVRKRGYSHHIERLMVLSNFALIYGVEPQQLNEWFHAAYVDAYHWVTTPNVVEMGSFGMGVFATKPYASSANYVDRMSDHCADCRYYKTKTTGEGACPFNTLYWEFLGRNEERLRSTGRMGLVYSHWDKKEDEEREAIRERAAELREMAARGAL, encoded by the coding sequence ATGACCGTCTGGGTCCTCGGCGACCAGCTCTCGCACACCCACGGGCCACTTGCGCGACGCGAGGACGAGCGGGTCCTCCTGATAGAGGCGCGCGCGTTCGCCCGCCGGCACGCCTACCACCCGCACAAACTGACGATGCTGTTCTCGGCGATGCGGCACTTCCGCGACGAACTCCGCGAGCGGGGCCGGGAGGTGGCCTACTACGAGGCCGAGACGTTCGGCGAGGGACTGGACGCGTACTTCGACGAGCACCCGGACGACGAGCTGGTCGCGATGGAACCGGCCTCCCACGGGGCGGCCGACTCGCTCCGCGGGCTGGTCGAAGCGCGTGGCGGCACGCTCGACGTGGTCGAGAACGACCTCTACCTCTGCTCGAACGACCGGTTCGACGAGTGGGCCGGCGACCCGCCGTACCGACAGGAGCACTTCTACCGGATGATGCGCCGCGAGACGGGCTACCTGATGGTCGACGGGGAACCGCTCGGCGGCGAGTGGAACTACGACGACGAGAACCAGCAGTTCCCCGGCAGCGACTACGAGGCGCCCGACCCGCCACGGTTCGAGCCGGACGGGACCACCGAAGCGGTGGCCGAGTGGGTCGCCGAGACGTTCGACGGGAGCTACGACACGGACCCGCTCGGGGGCGCGTGGGCAGACCCCGAACCGTTCTTCTGGCCGGTGACCCGTGAGCAGGCGCTCGAGGCGCTCGACCACTTCTGCGAGCACCGGCTCGTCGAGTTCGGCCCCTACCAGGACGCGATGGTGGGCGAGGAGTGGGCGATGAACCACGCGCTGCTGGGGGCGGCCATCAACCTCGGCCTCCTGCACCCGGGCGAGGTCGTCGAGACGGTCGTCGAGGCCGCCCACGAGGACCCCGACGTCCCGCTGAACTCGCTGGAGGGGTTCGTGCGGCAGGTACTGGGGTGGCGCGAGTTCTTGCGACAGGTCTACCGGGTGTCGATGCCGGACCTCGCCGAGGCGAACCAGCTCGACGCGAGCGAGGACCTGCCCAAGGCGTTCTGGACGGGCGAGACGGAGATGAACTGCCTGTCGACGGTCGTCGACGGCGTCCGGAAGCGGGGGTACAGCCACCACATCGAGCGGCTGATGGTACTCTCGAACTTCGCGCTGATCTACGGGGTGGAGCCGCAGCAGCTGAACGAGTGGTTCCACGCGGCCTACGTCGACGCCTACCACTGGGTGACGACGCCGAACGTCGTCGAGATGGGGTCGTTCGGGATGGGCGTGTTCGCCACGAAACCCTATGCCTCGTCGGCGAACTACGTCGACAGGATGAGCGACCACTGCGCCGACTGCCGGTACTACAAGACCAAGACGACGGGCGAGGGTGCCTGCCCGTTCAACACGCTCTACTGGGAGTTCCTGGGTCGCAACGAGGAGCGCCTGCGCTCGACGGGCCGGATGGGGCTGGTCTACTCACACTGGGACAAGAAGGAGGACGAGGAACGCGAGGCCATCCGCGAACGAGCGGCCGAACTCCGCGAGATGGCGGCCCGAGGTGCGCTCTGA
- a CDS encoding LVIVD repeat-containing protein produces MAQRDDLAEATRRTVLKTTAAALGVGAATGTASAHEWNTTQSGDGNPNRKPEQVGRSTGNVEDVGYHSVGGRGSESGRNGQARTPHYGAFTEIRTHGDYAYVGMFSSRGDSEGRGMAIVDIGDYNRAESEAEVEDAEMRVVSFFRNTNAATAMMDLKVSDDGEFVFLGTQPITALFDETPTSPGYDLNDSSTSGPNTGGVLAVDVSDPFDPTLVDAAETFTTGIHNLFHHRIGGSEYVFACKDIELDGTAGVYVFEFDRRASQLSLVNRWTATGGNNARGELTPTGGMDFYCHDVEVQNDPRTGRPTVYVAYWNAGVRVLDATDPTAMEEIGHFPMRQAHFVTPAPALVDGKRVLVASHEEPGSDTDGSTSGEPVEGKTNPYSTGTVFVADADGIYDHVLDTGEKTGEPTVTEIGELDNWTWQDAAELAGTDDVEFANFELSPHNSEIAEHADGSFWVHQAHYHGGIRFLQIQPGSDDGVTGPSGERDVSGVDWTLSDEGWTRPDYGVPDESTMQGLSGVTPNVWGAVESNGVTFGSDINQGVLAARNTDVPLGGGPAVVEVVAADDGFAFTGGGTDQIDLELAHLARYDSVEVRDRLAPGWRVVGGDGHSTTVAGGSTFVEFDAEVSEGDSRTYFAEAPSESGSSQFGPVEVSTDGGDTWQAVPGTVRSNYVAGTGVALGTAAGAVGLLGSQRERLRERVSRWLGREE; encoded by the coding sequence ATGGCACAGCGAGACGACCTCGCGGAGGCGACGCGGCGGACGGTGCTGAAGACGACGGCGGCGGCGCTGGGCGTCGGTGCCGCGACCGGCACCGCGAGCGCCCACGAGTGGAACACCACGCAGTCGGGAGACGGCAACCCTAACCGGAAGCCCGAGCAGGTGGGGAGGTCGACGGGCAACGTCGAGGACGTGGGCTACCACAGCGTCGGTGGTCGGGGGTCGGAATCGGGGCGAAACGGACAGGCCCGGACCCCCCACTACGGGGCGTTCACCGAGATCCGGACGCACGGCGACTACGCCTACGTCGGGATGTTCTCCTCGCGAGGCGACAGCGAGGGCCGCGGGATGGCCATCGTCGACATCGGGGACTACAACCGGGCCGAGAGCGAGGCCGAGGTCGAGGACGCCGAGATGCGCGTCGTCTCCTTCTTCCGGAACACGAACGCCGCGACGGCGATGATGGACCTGAAGGTGTCCGACGACGGCGAGTTCGTCTTCCTCGGCACCCAGCCCATCACGGCGCTGTTCGACGAGACGCCCACCTCGCCGGGCTACGACCTGAACGACAGCAGTACCTCGGGACCGAACACCGGGGGCGTGCTCGCCGTCGACGTCTCGGACCCGTTCGACCCGACGCTCGTCGACGCGGCGGAGACGTTCACCACGGGTATCCACAACCTCTTCCACCACCGCATCGGCGGCTCTGAGTACGTCTTCGCCTGCAAGGACATCGAACTCGACGGCACGGCCGGGGTCTACGTCTTCGAGTTCGACCGTAGGGCGAGCCAGCTCTCGCTCGTGAACCGCTGGACCGCGACCGGCGGCAACAACGCACGGGGCGAACTCACGCCGACGGGCGGGATGGACTTCTACTGTCACGACGTCGAGGTGCAGAACGACCCCCGCACGGGCCGGCCCACCGTCTACGTCGCCTACTGGAACGCCGGCGTCCGGGTGCTCGACGCGACGGACCCGACGGCGATGGAAGAGATCGGTCACTTCCCGATGCGGCAGGCCCACTTCGTCACGCCCGCCCCGGCCCTCGTCGACGGCAAGCGCGTCCTCGTCGCCAGCCACGAGGAACCCGGGAGCGACACCGACGGTTCGACCTCGGGTGAGCCGGTCGAGGGCAAGACCAACCCCTACAGCACCGGGACGGTGTTCGTCGCGGACGCCGACGGTATCTACGACCACGTCCTCGACACCGGTGAGAAGACGGGGGAGCCGACCGTCACCGAGATCGGCGAACTCGACAACTGGACGTGGCAGGACGCCGCGGAGCTGGCCGGGACGGACGACGTCGAGTTCGCCAACTTCGAACTCTCGCCGCACAACTCCGAGATAGCGGAGCACGCCGACGGGTCGTTCTGGGTCCACCAGGCCCACTACCACGGCGGGATCCGCTTCCTGCAGATCCAACCCGGGAGCGACGACGGCGTGACGGGACCCTCGGGCGAGCGCGACGTGAGCGGCGTCGACTGGACCCTGTCCGACGAGGGCTGGACGCGACCGGACTACGGCGTCCCCGACGAGTCCACCATGCAGGGACTCAGCGGCGTGACCCCGAACGTCTGGGGCGCGGTGGAGTCGAACGGGGTCACCTTCGGCTCCGACATCAACCAGGGCGTCCTCGCGGCCCGGAACACGGACGTCCCGCTGGGTGGCGGCCCGGCCGTCGTCGAGGTCGTCGCCGCCGACGACGGGTTCGCGTTCACCGGCGGCGGGACGGACCAGATCGACCTCGAACTCGCGCACCTCGCGCGCTACGACTCGGTCGAGGTGCGCGACCGACTCGCCCCCGGGTGGCGCGTGGTCGGCGGCGACGGCCACTCCACGACCGTCGCCGGCGGGTCGACGTTCGTCGAGTTCGACGCCGAGGTGAGCGAGGGCGACAGCCGCACCTACTTCGCCGAGGCACCGAGCGAGAGCGGGTCCTCGCAGTTCGGTCCCGTCGAGGTCAGCACCGACGGCGGCGACACGTGGCAGGCCGTCCCCGGCACCGTCCGGTCGAACTACGTGGCGGGTACGGGCGTCGCGCTCGGGACGGCCGCCGGTGCCGTCGGCCTCCTCGGCAGCCAGCGCGAACGACTCCGCGAGCGAGTCTCACGGTGGCTCGGACGCGAGGAGTGA
- a CDS encoding halocyanin domain-containing protein, producing the protein MTDKIDRRKFLAAAGATAATVGLAGCSSGGNGNGDGDGGGDETPEPTDSPTPTASGGGGGGAEVSDEQQSRVDEFVTSDNYDGTIVDATGQDEVVVDVGAEGNGGAFAFDPPAVAISAGTTVSFQWTGEGGLHNVVSVEDSDFDFDSGDPKETGDPFEQSFDDTGVGLYQCEPHASLNMFGAVVVLE; encoded by the coding sequence ATGACCGACAAAATCGACCGACGCAAGTTCCTCGCCGCGGCCGGCGCGACGGCCGCCACGGTGGGGCTGGCCGGCTGTTCGAGCGGTGGCAACGGCAACGGCGACGGCGACGGCGGCGGCGACGAGACCCCGGAGCCGACCGACAGCCCGACGCCGACCGCCAGCGGTGGTGGCGGTGGCGGGGCCGAGGTCTCGGACGAACAACAGTCCCGCGTCGACGAGTTCGTCACCTCGGACAACTACGACGGGACCATCGTCGACGCCACGGGCCAGGACGAGGTCGTGGTCGACGTCGGCGCGGAAGGCAACGGCGGCGCGTTCGCGTTCGACCCGCCGGCGGTCGCCATCTCGGCCGGCACCACCGTCTCGTTCCAGTGGACCGGCGAGGGCGGCCTCCACAACGTCGTGTCGGTCGAGGACTCGGACTTCGACTTCGACAGCGGCGACCCGAAGGAGACCGGCGACCCGTTCGAGCAGTCGTTCGACGACACCGGCGTCGGCCTCTACCAGTGTGAGCCCCACGCCAGTCTGAACATGTTCGGCGCCGTCGTCGTCCTCGAGTAG
- a CDS encoding uracil-DNA glycosylase family protein, protein MENVTDRTSNPFGMRIPGGAVYGYGDVNADFHVVGDGPLCHGGLTTGVPFTDSVAGVRLQRVLAAVGLAAEPYAERPRLSNAYLSYLHPTVDASAVAGDPERFLDAELRAINAHILLVVGDRPLEYALREHTSRWNDLPHDASALHATEVRGRGFLVVPVADPDEWTASDERTLTETLSRLLDSDYRQTKGVATTVG, encoded by the coding sequence GTGGAGAACGTCACGGACCGGACGAGCAACCCGTTCGGGATGCGGATACCGGGCGGCGCGGTGTACGGCTACGGCGACGTGAACGCGGACTTCCACGTCGTCGGCGACGGTCCCCTGTGCCACGGTGGACTCACGACGGGCGTGCCGTTCACGGACTCCGTCGCCGGCGTCCGCCTCCAGCGTGTCCTCGCGGCCGTCGGCCTCGCCGCGGAACCGTACGCCGAGCGTCCGCGCCTGTCGAACGCCTACCTCTCGTACCTCCACCCGACCGTCGACGCGAGCGCGGTGGCCGGCGACCCCGAGCGGTTCCTCGACGCCGAGTTGCGGGCCATCAACGCCCACATCCTCCTCGTCGTGGGAGACCGCCCACTCGAGTACGCGCTCCGGGAGCACACGAGCCGGTGGAACGACCTGCCACACGACGCGAGCGCCCTGCACGCCACGGAGGTCCGGGGCCGCGGCTTCCTCGTCGTCCCCGTCGCCGACCCGGACGAGTGGACCGCGAGCGACGAGCGGACGCTCACCGAGACGCTGTCGCGGCTGCTGGACTCGGACTACCGGCAGACGAAGGGTGTGGCGACGACCGTAGGGTGA
- a CDS encoding quercetin 2,3-dioxygenase has product MSKTQTAKPMIRHADEGETYNIFNGLAILKATAAETNGSFGLVEQRANAGMATPLHVHHSDDELFYVVEGQVTFHVDGEDLVAGPGDTVFAPHGVPHAFRVDEDGSRWLDVREGGKEQFFADIGLDIEGYGAPPADPPTEEMQERLGRYLETYDLEILGPSPLVEDAA; this is encoded by the coding sequence ATGTCGAAGACACAGACCGCGAAGCCGATGATCCGCCACGCCGACGAGGGCGAGACCTACAACATCTTCAACGGGCTCGCCATCCTGAAGGCGACGGCCGCCGAGACCAACGGCTCGTTCGGCCTCGTCGAGCAGCGCGCGAACGCGGGCATGGCGACCCCGCTCCACGTCCACCACTCGGACGACGAACTGTTCTACGTCGTCGAGGGGCAGGTGACCTTCCACGTCGACGGCGAGGACCTGGTCGCGGGACCGGGCGACACCGTGTTCGCCCCACACGGCGTCCCGCACGCCTTCCGCGTCGACGAGGACGGCTCTCGCTGGCTGGACGTTCGCGAGGGCGGCAAGGAACAGTTCTTCGCCGACATCGGCCTCGACATCGAGGGCTACGGCGCGCCCCCGGCCGACCCACCGACCGAGGAGATGCAGGAGCGGCTGGGCCGGTACCTCGAGACGTACGACCTCGAGATCCTCGGCCCCTCGCCGCTCGTGGAGGACGCAGCGTAG
- a CDS encoding haloalkane dehalogenase, with product MSLLTTPEERFADVPDYDYDPQFLEVDVGRDETPQMAYVDVEGEGAGDETFLCLHGEPTWGFLYRKMIPGLSERGRVVVPDLLGFGRSDKYDSREAYDYELHYRALDSFVEQLDLSNVTLVCQDWGGILGLPYATANEERFARLVPMNTGVPSGRQEMPEAWEEFRSFVERVEELPIGMLIQNATATELSDAELAAYEAPFHTEAAKAGAREFPDMVPRKGGGDGAEHTQRAAKELQEWEKPAFVLFADSDPITRGNRDPLRDLIPTASDQPDVWVEGAMHFLQEDAGEAIAEHIVEFVDRT from the coding sequence ATGTCACTGCTCACCACCCCCGAGGAGCGATTCGCCGACGTGCCGGACTACGACTACGACCCCCAGTTCCTCGAGGTGGACGTGGGCCGCGACGAGACGCCGCAGATGGCCTACGTGGACGTCGAGGGCGAGGGGGCGGGCGACGAGACGTTCCTCTGTCTCCACGGCGAGCCGACGTGGGGGTTCCTCTACCGGAAGATGATCCCCGGTCTCAGCGAGCGTGGCCGCGTCGTCGTCCCCGACCTCCTCGGGTTCGGCCGCTCGGACAAGTACGACTCCCGCGAGGCGTACGACTACGAGCTGCACTACCGGGCGCTCGACTCGTTCGTCGAGCAGCTCGACCTCTCGAACGTCACCCTCGTCTGTCAGGACTGGGGTGGCATCCTCGGACTCCCGTACGCCACCGCCAACGAGGAGCGGTTCGCCCGCCTCGTCCCGATGAACACCGGCGTCCCCTCCGGCCGACAGGAGATGCCCGAGGCGTGGGAGGAGTTCCGCTCGTTCGTCGAACGGGTCGAGGAACTCCCCATCGGGATGCTCATCCAGAACGCCACCGCGACGGAGCTCTCGGACGCGGAACTGGCAGCCTACGAGGCGCCCTTCCACACCGAGGCGGCGAAGGCTGGCGCCCGCGAGTTCCCCGACATGGTCCCGCGGAAGGGCGGCGGCGACGGCGCCGAGCACACCCAGCGCGCGGCGAAGGAGCTACAGGAGTGGGAGAAGCCCGCCTTCGTCCTGTTCGCCGACTCGGACCCAATCACCCGCGGGAACCGGGACCCGCTCCGTGACCTCATCCCGACGGCCAGCGACCAGCCGGACGTCTGGGTCGAAGGGGCGATGCACTTCCTGCAGGAGGACGCCGGTGAGGCCATCGCCGAGCACATCGTCGAGTTCGTCGACCGGACCTGA
- a CDS encoding MoaD/ThiS family protein — MRTEFVLRGTLADAVDAGAEAVSLERDVAGETVGAAVETLTDAYPALEPLVLDSKGRLRAHLALRRDGEDVRDGAWLATPLAAGERLELEPGTKGGC; from the coding sequence ATGCGAACCGAGTTCGTCCTGCGTGGGACGCTGGCCGACGCCGTCGACGCCGGTGCCGAGGCCGTCTCGCTCGAACGCGACGTCGCCGGCGAGACGGTGGGCGCCGCCGTCGAGACGCTGACCGACGCCTATCCGGCGCTCGAACCACTCGTCCTGGACTCGAAGGGGAGACTCCGGGCACACCTCGCGCTCCGGCGCGACGGCGAAGACGTCCGGGACGGAGCGTGGCTGGCGACGCCGCTGGCTGCCGGCGAGCGACTGGAACTGGAACCTGGCACGAAGGGGGGCTGTTGA
- a CDS encoding MBL fold metallo-hydrolase — protein sequence MGHVTLGNFAFEGLNNCYVLGLEPDATTTLVDTGDAYPATEAELRDGLADLGLEFADVERVFLTHWHEDHTGLAGTVQEESGASVHVHEADAPLVSGDEDARAAMRERMESMLARWGMPDASREELLGFMDGTEASGDPPEVTPFAGGERFDLGSVTLEPVPLPGHAAGLSGFTLESDRGTELFSGDALLPYYTPNVGGADVRVEGALAAYLETLTGIVEADYARAWPGHRGAIVDPAGRAADIVAHHRHRTERVVDVLRDGPADPWTVSAELFGDLSSIHILHGPGESHAHLEHLESAGVVAGSGTPREYELVEPEPDLDALFPDVGYAPEELVADD from the coding sequence ATGGGCCACGTCACCCTCGGGAACTTCGCGTTCGAGGGGCTGAACAACTGCTACGTCCTCGGGCTGGAACCGGACGCGACGACCACGCTGGTGGACACCGGCGACGCCTACCCCGCCACCGAGGCGGAACTCCGTGACGGCCTCGCCGACCTCGGTCTCGAGTTCGCGGACGTCGAGCGCGTCTTCCTCACCCACTGGCACGAGGACCACACCGGCCTCGCCGGCACGGTACAGGAAGAGAGCGGCGCGAGCGTCCACGTCCACGAGGCAGACGCCCCGCTCGTGTCGGGCGACGAGGACGCGCGAGCCGCGATGCGCGAGCGGATGGAGAGCATGCTCGCCCGCTGGGGGATGCCCGATGCCTCGCGCGAGGAACTGCTGGGGTTCATGGACGGCACAGAGGCCAGCGGCGACCCGCCCGAGGTGACGCCGTTCGCCGGCGGCGAGCGATTCGACCTCGGGTCGGTCACGCTCGAACCGGTCCCTCTACCCGGTCACGCCGCTGGCCTCTCCGGCTTCACCCTCGAGAGCGACCGGGGGACGGAACTGTTCAGCGGCGACGCACTCCTGCCGTACTACACCCCGAACGTGGGCGGCGCCGACGTGCGCGTCGAGGGGGCGCTGGCGGCCTACCTCGAGACCCTGACCGGCATCGTCGAGGCCGACTACGCACGGGCGTGGCCCGGCCACCGCGGCGCCATCGTCGACCCGGCCGGTCGCGCCGCCGACATCGTCGCCCACCACCGCCACCGGACCGAGCGCGTCGTGGACGTCCTCCGTGACGGGCCGGCCGACCCGTGGACCGTCTCCGCGGAACTGTTCGGCGACCTCTCCTCGATACACATCCTGCACGGCCCGGGGGAGTCGCACGCCCACCTCGAACACCTCGAGTCGGCGGGCGTCGTCGCCGGCAGCGGCACGCCACGCGAGTACGAACTGGTCGAGCCCGAGCCGGATCTCGACGCGCTCTTCCCGGACGTGGGCTACGCGCCCGAGGAACTGGTCGCCGACGACTGA
- the tatA gene encoding twin-arginine translocase TatA/TatE family subunit: MNGALVPLFPGIPGGPELLVILLIAVLLFGANKIPKLARSTGEAMGEFQKGREEVEQELEEMRKGKDKEASEADVESEPATESTDTESETADIADAETEKSN; the protein is encoded by the coding sequence ATGAACGGAGCACTCGTTCCCCTGTTCCCTGGCATCCCCGGTGGGCCGGAGCTGCTGGTGATACTGCTCATCGCCGTGTTGCTGTTCGGCGCGAACAAGATCCCCAAGCTCGCTCGCTCGACGGGTGAGGCGATGGGTGAGTTCCAGAAGGGCCGCGAGGAGGTCGAACAGGAACTCGAGGAGATGCGCAAGGGCAAGGACAAGGAGGCCTCGGAGGCCGACGTCGAGAGCGAGCCGGCCACGGAGTCGACCGACACCGAGTCGGAGACGGCCGACATCGCCGACGCCGAGACCGAGAAGAGCAACTGA
- the tatA gene encoding twin-arginine translocase TatA/TatE family subunit, with protein sequence MFETIVPLFPGIPGGPELLVILLIAVLLFGANKIPQLARSSGEALGEFKKGREEVESELEEMRKGRDAGEEAESDETRTRDAEPESS encoded by the coding sequence ATGTTCGAAACCATCGTTCCGCTGTTCCCGGGTATCCCCGGTGGACCGGAACTACTCGTCATACTGCTCATCGCCGTGTTGCTGTTCGGCGCCAACAAGATCCCGCAGCTCGCCCGGTCCTCCGGGGAGGCGCTCGGCGAGTTCAAGAAGGGCCGCGAGGAGGTCGAGAGCGAACTCGAGGAGATGCGCAAGGGCCGCGATGCGGGCGAGGAGGCCGAGAGCGACGAGACCCGCACGCGCGACGCCGAACCGGAGTCCTCGTAA
- a CDS encoding HD domain-containing protein codes for MSDTGTERETDTGNGGHYYRPEADHAFPEEKVNRVIEHIETDEEVTAYLEAQNVNPVQRKGYNDHGTKHIEIVSNRALCLYDLLKRGGCEFNGAAQQGLEEADEAVIVYLAAKIHDIGHVVHRDEHAYYSIPLAADLLDRLLPEMGYDTAETVRLKGEVLHAILCHHTEEDPLTKEAGVVRVADALDMERGRSRIPYEKGGRGINTLSSQAIRNVSLHPGEDRPVRVEIEMTDAVGVYQVDELLKSKLHKSMLEEEVRIVALNVSQSDGERLVERIEL; via the coding sequence ATGAGCGACACCGGGACCGAGCGCGAGACCGACACGGGCAACGGCGGCCACTACTACCGTCCCGAGGCCGACCACGCGTTTCCCGAGGAGAAGGTCAACCGCGTCATCGAGCACATCGAGACCGACGAGGAGGTGACCGCCTACCTCGAGGCGCAGAACGTCAACCCCGTCCAGCGCAAGGGGTACAACGACCACGGCACCAAGCACATCGAGATCGTCAGCAACCGCGCGCTCTGTCTCTACGACCTGCTGAAACGGGGTGGCTGCGAGTTCAACGGCGCCGCCCAACAGGGGCTCGAGGAGGCCGACGAAGCCGTCATCGTCTACCTCGCGGCGAAGATACACGATATCGGCCACGTCGTCCACCGCGACGAGCACGCCTACTACTCCATCCCGCTGGCGGCCGACCTCCTCGACCGACTGCTCCCCGAGATGGGCTACGACACCGCCGAGACCGTCCGCCTGAAAGGGGAGGTACTCCACGCCATCCTCTGTCACCACACGGAGGAGGACCCGCTGACGAAGGAGGCCGGGGTCGTCCGCGTCGCGGACGCCCTCGACATGGAGCGCGGCCGCTCGCGCATCCCCTACGAGAAGGGTGGCCGTGGCATCAACACGCTCTCCTCACAGGCCATCCGCAACGTCTCGCTCCACCCCGGCGAGGACCGACCCGTCCGCGTCGAGATCGAGATGACCGACGCCGTCGGCGTCTACCAGGTGGACGAGCTATTGAAGTCGAAACTCCACAAGTCGATGCTGGAAGAGGAGGTACGCATCGTCGCGCTGAACGTGAGCCAGAGCGACGGGGAGCGGTTGGTGGAGCGTATCGAACTGTAG